Proteins encoded within one genomic window of Brenneria nigrifluens DSM 30175 = ATCC 13028:
- a CDS encoding rhodanese-like domain-containing protein, producing MSNERALSYIDSEQTLALLRSESEFAFIDLREEGEFSRAQPYLAVNIPLSELEVNVARLVPNRRAPVVLFDADKGLAPTAYRRLAAKGYEDIVAVKGDLAAWLRAGGELFRDVNVPSKAFGEWVAHYANTPMITAQALQERIGNGDNIVILDARPFSEYQVMTIPGSISAPGAELVLRAAELVRDEDTTIVVNCAGRTRSIIGAQSLINSGLFKHVVALRNGTIGWLIAGFQLEYGACRRAPERVGAENLRKARAAAESLAQRAGARFITRDELRAWRAESDARSLFCFDVRSPEEYRLVRAEGFRHAPGGQLVQATDEYIGIRNARIVLADDDGVRAAIAASWLRQMGWKDVAVLAGGLAADLKPAVALPETAPATAASTVTPETLSRWLEQDKTAVIDLSRSSAYAKGHVPGALFCPGIYLPQLLPALSGAENLVLTSADGELARATLPELKRLTDKRCFALAGGTRGWREARLPLEQGFGFTLIPVDDVYKRPYEGVDSPKSAMQGYIDWELQLVEQLKRDGIAKFNLVGH from the coding sequence ATGAGTAATGAGCGCGCATTATCCTATATCGATAGCGAACAGACTCTGGCGCTGCTGCGCTCGGAGAGCGAGTTCGCGTTTATCGACCTGCGGGAAGAGGGGGAGTTCAGCCGGGCCCAGCCTTATCTGGCGGTGAATATCCCCTTGTCGGAGCTGGAGGTGAACGTCGCGCGTCTGGTGCCGAACCGCCGGGCGCCCGTCGTCCTGTTTGATGCCGACAAAGGGCTGGCGCCAACGGCGTACCGGCGGCTGGCGGCGAAAGGCTACGAAGATATCGTCGCGGTGAAGGGCGATTTGGCCGCCTGGCTGCGGGCCGGCGGCGAACTGTTTCGTGACGTCAACGTGCCTTCGAAAGCGTTCGGCGAGTGGGTCGCGCACTATGCCAATACGCCGATGATTACGGCGCAAGCGTTACAGGAACGCATCGGCAATGGCGACAATATCGTCATTCTCGATGCCAGGCCGTTTTCCGAATATCAGGTGATGACGATACCCGGTTCGATCAGCGCTCCCGGCGCGGAGCTTGTCTTGCGCGCCGCGGAGTTGGTCAGGGATGAGGACACGACGATCGTGGTGAACTGCGCGGGCCGGACGCGCTCGATTATCGGCGCGCAGTCGCTGATTAATTCCGGGCTGTTCAAGCATGTCGTCGCGCTGCGTAACGGCACCATCGGCTGGCTGATCGCCGGTTTTCAGCTGGAATACGGCGCCTGCCGCAGGGCGCCGGAGCGGGTCGGCGCGGAGAACCTGCGCAAAGCGCGCGCCGCCGCCGAGTCCCTGGCGCAACGGGCGGGAGCGCGTTTTATCACCCGCGACGAGCTGCGGGCGTGGCGGGCGGAGTCGGATGCCCGCAGCTTGTTCTGCTTCGACGTGCGCAGCCCGGAAGAGTATCGGCTCGTCAGGGCCGAAGGATTCCGGCACGCCCCCGGAGGGCAGCTGGTGCAGGCGACGGACGAATATATCGGCATCCGCAACGCCCGTATCGTCTTGGCCGACGATGACGGCGTGCGCGCGGCGATCGCCGCCTCCTGGCTGCGCCAGATGGGCTGGAAAGACGTCGCCGTGCTGGCCGGCGGGCTGGCGGCGGATTTGAAACCCGCCGTCGCGCTGCCGGAGACGGCGCCGGCGACGGCCGCTTCGACCGTTACGCCGGAAACGCTGTCTCGTTGGCTGGAGCAGGACAAAACGGCGGTCATCGATTTATCGCGCAGCAGCGCCTATGCCAAAGGCCACGTCCCCGGCGCCCTGTTCTGTCCGGGGATTTATCTGCCGCAGCTGCTGCCCGCGCTTTCCGGCGCGGAGAATCTGGTTCTGACCTCCGCCGATGGAGAGTTGGCGCGGGCGACGTTGCCTGAACTTAAACGCCTGACCGACAAACGCTGCTTTGCGCTTGCGGGGGGAACGCGCGGCTGGCGCGAGGCCCGCCTTCCGCTGGAGCAGGGGTTCGGTTTTACCCTGATTCCGGTTGATGACGTTTATAAACGGCCCTACGAGGGCGTTGATAGTCCGAAATCGGCCATGCAGGGGTACATCGACTGGGAATTGCAGCTGGTGGAGCAACTGAAGCGGGACGGCATCGCGAAATTCAATCTTGTCGGCCATTAA
- a CDS encoding ABC transporter substrate-binding protein has product MAQLQRKLTITGFGMILAMVGAMLAPLYANADNQSEQNKTVRLTYARGGGNITLLAKERGELDKRLASQGIRVEWVGPFPGHAQSIQAVVGRSADFSFGGSTTPGVAAILAGSPVAFTQFYIYLPRTSAIIAKDDSGINKFEDLIGKTVAVNRSGLGEVLFVAALEKHNIDRDKIKTVYLNAADAAAALGAGKVDAWSWWSPAIDIARQNYKAHNVFEEKDLDALYDFNSFLVHKDFARQHPDIVKAVGEAFAAEGEWASAHPQEVEAVSQKAGKYSDEIKNYFISLNRSYRFFKPNDEDFLKQFQFAADWLTKHRILQEKVNVKEYVIHE; this is encoded by the coding sequence ATGGCGCAGTTGCAACGAAAGTTAACAATAACCGGCTTCGGCATGATATTGGCAATGGTGGGCGCAATGTTGGCGCCGTTATACGCCAATGCGGATAATCAGTCGGAGCAGAACAAGACGGTGAGGCTGACCTATGCCCGGGGCGGAGGAAATATCACGCTGCTGGCCAAAGAGCGCGGAGAGCTGGATAAACGCCTGGCGTCGCAGGGCATTCGCGTGGAGTGGGTCGGTCCCTTTCCCGGCCACGCTCAGTCGATTCAGGCGGTAGTGGGGCGTTCGGCGGATTTCAGCTTCGGCGGCTCGACCACGCCGGGGGTGGCCGCCATTCTGGCCGGTTCGCCGGTGGCGTTTACGCAATTCTATATCTATCTGCCCAGAACCTCCGCCATTATCGCCAAAGACGACTCCGGCATTAACAAGTTCGAGGATCTGATCGGCAAAACGGTCGCCGTTAACCGTTCCGGCCTGGGAGAGGTGCTATTTGTCGCCGCGCTGGAAAAACACAATATCGATCGCGATAAAATCAAAACGGTTTATCTGAACGCAGCGGACGCGGCGGCGGCGCTGGGCGCCGGCAAAGTGGACGCCTGGTCATGGTGGAGCCCGGCGATCGATATCGCGCGGCAGAACTACAAAGCGCACAACGTGTTTGAAGAAAAGGATCTGGACGCGCTTTATGACTTCAACTCCTTCCTGGTGCATAAAGACTTTGCCCGGCAACATCCCGATATTGTGAAAGCCGTCGGCGAGGCCTTTGCCGCTGAAGGCGAATGGGCGAGCGCGCATCCGCAGGAGGTGGAGGCGGTCAGCCAGAAAGCGGGGAAATACAGCGATGAAATCAAGAATTACTTTATTTCTCTCAACCGAAGCTACCGGTTCTTCAAACCGAACGATGAGGACTTTCTTAAACAGTTCCAGTTCGCCGCGGACTGGCTGACAAAACACCGTATTTTACAGGAAAAAGTCAACGTTAAAGAGTATGTGATCCATGAGTAA
- a CDS encoding ABC transporter ATP-binding protein codes for MAGSAVPQPSPAVSIRHLVKAYGEKVVLNRINLTLMKGEFVALLGESGCGKTTLLRAIAGLDRVQSGEISVAGSPAVVFQEHRLLPWEALWRNVSLGMNGADRREIKRKAALALEEVGLGDRLTDWPRNLSGGQAQRVAIARAFIQEPQILLLDEPFASLDALTRIKMHLLLKTLIRKHQPGVLLVTHDVDEAITLADRILIMKNGRIDSEYWVNEYGDRTVIHNKLLAELGVSLN; via the coding sequence ATGGCGGGATCAGCCGTGCCGCAGCCTTCGCCGGCGGTGTCCATCCGCCACCTGGTGAAAGCCTACGGCGAAAAGGTGGTGTTGAACCGCATCAACCTGACGCTGATGAAAGGGGAATTCGTCGCCTTGCTGGGGGAAAGCGGCTGTGGAAAAACCACCCTGCTGCGGGCGATAGCCGGTCTGGATAGGGTGCAAAGCGGCGAAATCAGCGTGGCTGGTTCTCCCGCCGTCGTTTTTCAGGAACACCGCCTGCTGCCCTGGGAAGCGCTATGGCGCAATGTCTCGCTGGGCATGAACGGCGCCGACAGGCGGGAGATAAAGCGCAAAGCGGCGCTGGCGCTGGAAGAGGTCGGCCTGGGCGACCGTTTGACCGACTGGCCGAGAAACCTCTCCGGGGGGCAGGCGCAGCGCGTGGCGATTGCCAGAGCCTTTATCCAGGAGCCGCAGATACTGTTGCTGGACGAACCTTTCGCGTCTCTGGACGCCTTAACCCGTATCAAGATGCATTTGCTGCTCAAAACGTTAATCCGCAAACATCAGCCGGGCGTGCTGCTGGTTACGCACGACGTTGACGAAGCGATTACACTGGCCGATCGGATATTAATTATGAAAAACGGCCGTATCGATAGCGAATATTGGGTTAATGAATATGGCGACAGAACGGTTATCCATAACAAGCTGCTGGCGGAATTAGGCGTATCGCTTAACTGA
- a CDS encoding CoA transferase subunit A, whose product MSYNALNGAKKPRDKLVSLGELAARIADGSSLAVGGTCLHRAPFALIRELIRQRRQNIELIKQSPGYDIDILCRAGVATKARCGIVAMEGNFGLAPWYRRAVETGRLALEEHACATLTAGLRAAAFGVPFQPVAGVHGSDLAALNQWVALPDPYGSGETTWVIPRIKPDVAVIHVAEATRYGDGRVFGTANWDHLISRAAGRVLLTAEKLVEEEAFAARPELTLIPHFLVEAVAVVPRGGWPGSCWPYYPLDSPAIEGYLAQRDASFLQQHLDMAPEASQESVE is encoded by the coding sequence ATGTCATATAACGCGCTAAACGGGGCGAAAAAGCCCCGCGATAAGCTGGTCTCTCTCGGTGAACTGGCCGCCCGCATTGCCGACGGCTCGTCGCTGGCCGTGGGGGGAACCTGTCTGCATCGTGCGCCGTTCGCCTTGATCCGCGAGTTGATCCGGCAGCGGCGGCAGAATATCGAACTGATCAAACAATCGCCGGGATACGATATCGACATTCTTTGCCGCGCGGGCGTGGCGACCAAAGCGCGCTGCGGTATCGTGGCGATGGAAGGGAATTTCGGTCTGGCGCCCTGGTATCGCCGCGCGGTGGAAACGGGCCGTTTGGCGTTGGAAGAGCACGCCTGCGCCACCTTGACGGCGGGGCTGCGGGCCGCCGCGTTTGGCGTGCCGTTTCAGCCGGTGGCGGGGGTGCATGGTTCCGATCTGGCGGCGCTCAATCAATGGGTCGCGCTGCCCGATCCCTATGGATCCGGCGAAACCACCTGGGTTATCCCGCGCATCAAGCCTGACGTGGCGGTGATACACGTCGCCGAAGCGACGCGCTATGGCGACGGCCGGGTATTCGGCACCGCGAACTGGGACCATCTGATTTCAAGGGCCGCGGGGCGCGTACTGCTGACGGCGGAAAAGCTGGTGGAAGAAGAAGCCTTTGCGGCGCGCCCGGAACTGACGCTGATCCCGCATTTTCTGGTCGAGGCCGTCGCCGTGGTGCCGCGGGGCGGCTGGCCGGGGTCGTGCTGGCCCTATTATCCGCTGGATAGTCCGGCGATAGAAGGTTATCTGGCGCAGCGGGACGCGTCGTTCCTGCAACAGCATCTGGATATGGCGCCGGAGGCGTCTCAGGAAAGCGTGGAGTAG
- a CDS encoding CoA-transferase subunit beta, whose amino-acid sequence MSLSFSPFSFLVINLARFIRPDEITFSGVNSSVAMLACLLAKKSYAFDFTYINVAGGVDPSPSFVPLSSSDPVLAEGSRAIFANEDFYDLCARGALDLCFLGAAQVDGQGNTNVSCIGDWHAPKVRLPGGGGAAVMLPTARRSVTWRTEHSPRTLVDKLDFTTASGGVSGLVTPAAVFEKRRGRLALKYRHPAKSIEQIIAMTGFAFDYAAAEPAPLPTRAERQALRELDADGRFAADLNLHIDK is encoded by the coding sequence ATGAGCCTCTCTTTTTCGCCGTTTTCATTTCTGGTCATCAATCTGGCCAGGTTTATCCGGCCCGATGAAATTACCTTCTCCGGGGTGAACTCTTCGGTCGCCATGCTGGCATGTCTGCTGGCCAAAAAAAGCTACGCCTTTGACTTCACCTATATCAATGTCGCCGGCGGCGTCGATCCTTCGCCCTCTTTCGTGCCGCTATCCAGCTCCGACCCGGTGCTGGCGGAAGGCTCGCGCGCGATTTTCGCCAACGAGGATTTCTATGACCTGTGCGCCAGAGGCGCATTGGATCTCTGCTTTCTGGGGGCGGCGCAGGTGGATGGCCAAGGCAATACCAACGTGTCCTGTATCGGCGACTGGCACGCGCCCAAGGTGCGTCTGCCGGGGGGCGGGGGCGCGGCGGTTATGCTGCCGACCGCCAGACGCTCGGTGACGTGGCGCACCGAGCACTCTCCCCGCACGCTGGTCGACAAGTTGGATTTCACCACCGCCAGCGGCGGCGTCAGCGGTCTGGTCACCCCGGCGGCGGTGTTTGAAAAGCGGCGCGGCCGGCTGGCGCTGAAATACCGGCACCCGGCGAAAAGCATCGAACAGATTATCGCCATGACCGGATTCGCCTTTGATTATGCCGCCGCCGAGCCGGCGCCGTTGCCGACGCGCGCGGAGCGGCAGGCGCTGCGCGAACTGGATGCCGACGGCCGTTTTGCGGCGGATCTGAATCTGCATATTGATAAATAA